The proteins below are encoded in one region of Paramisgurnus dabryanus chromosome 2, PD_genome_1.1, whole genome shotgun sequence:
- the kiaa0232 gene encoding uncharacterized protein KIAA0232 homolog codes for MRPVSGDSDGPGPERVSQAFPLSGPVPSLEMSSLQSLGPVQSWLGQELEKCGIDAVIYTRYVLSLLLHDSYDYELRDQENDIFLGWDKGMGKKWGKSKRKGGPDLSLEEMKKQAAVQCLRSASDENAGIESLVEELCSKLKDIQNKQKEKEKQERKKTDISQSPELDESLSSKDQVEMYYEAFPPLSEKSVCLQEIMTVWNKAKACAYSSSSSSAVPQTSTDTSSPKDCTSEGEAFKDKTLDAPSSNPTSERAQQRRTKREKENRFHGGTAVVPDDQVAHQSKRQARHRTEGRFRPRSWSSGSSEAGSSSSGNQCDQTSSCKAVRIRNKSREVSSRNKKGRSGGQVKVALKVIDKEERKNARGSNSTTGGPHKQQQHYMKKGKRPLREIRKDANLVEAQESGGEANKKEYMEEPLWYTEPISEYFVPLSRSKLETKYRSKKDSSNDLAMSIDVDCLSERIQGICIANSCFQRAYLAAGTFVDGHYIEVPGEGDEEVTELNGIPSYPPPEDGQDLDDEHLSEITHFYEVDLYQSILDPSASDAVQESRILNMIRQKSIERKHFEAGCVVLDGLELQGESAIRVDSLGASEADTSFTQDMENIAQMWECHSSSSLEDLEGESCPGDSPVRLSPVMDNVSYNLSKLSGAFVGPHFQEASGSISALNSCFSLFELQYDSPTFSFPSDSLTVGQDNVDPSSCLDPQGNKQSRLLIWTKNSAFDETEQCSNLSTRTCSPWSHSEETRSDSEQIGAPAEESAQFGNEEVRCIPLIPPSCLEEDLLDFLQENSSHQQEEPSVGTESNQPFNKKSKLESICGIALEQDESKLYNALVFSDVPNQQTDEYTSGIIRDIWMAIGDGDCVLTLGVKNTGEHLFSEEAADLQCSCLDKDIKGEIIQKKAVQRSEYHLWDGQKKDDGLSKNKMCKMDGDYTTPAKPWNGNSEDSTSFILGGVYGELKTLSGDREWAMIPPSDACGSLLQCAAATSSDMVTIAGADVFMNTSSCFAPGHKPLWRPLVSFGQNEQAAKGPGDSLNKGFSVVFHEDLLGSCGGFRGEEPGLDYPFSSFDLNNPFSQVLHVECSFEPEDMASFSPGFKPKSILCSDSDNEPICPWLYGINRTQYRAIRISPRTHFRPISASELSPGGCSESDVESEKEEASLPVGQADLFDDPQADLKPLEEDAECEGPYYGKSELESGKFLPRLKKSGMEKSAQTSLDSQEGGTTLLPITEQEICVHCETAAVPELCSHVHSSVFQQEESFRETESCKCAATDQSPKSGKSLGGVQDMHELPLLNFGEQCLTTIQQDECWWQSTLCPPLFSGSQCRGSSNI; via the exons ATGCGTCCAGTGAGTGGAGACTCTGACGGCCCTGGTCCTGAAAGAGTATCACAGGCCTTCCCTTTGTCAGGCCCTGTGCCCTCCTTAGAGATGTCCTCACTGCAGTCACTGGGCCCAGTGCAAAGCTGGCTGGGTCAGGAGCTGGAGAAATGTGGCATAGATGCAGTGATCTACACACGCTATGTCCTTAGCCTGTTGCTGCACGACAGTTATGACTATGAACTGCGGGACCAG gaAAATGACATCTTCCTAGGCTGGGATAAAGGAATGGGGAAGAAATGGGGAAAAAGCAAGCGGAAGGGAGGGCCTGATCTTAGTCTGGAAGAGATGAAGAAACAAGCTGCTGTGCAATGTTTGCGTTCAGCATCTGATGAA AATGCTGGAATTGAAAGCTTGGTTGAGGAGCTCTGCTCTAAACTCAAGGATATTCAAAACAAACAGAAAG AAAAAGAAAAGCAAGAAAGGAAAAAAACAGATATATCTCAGTCTCCTGAACTGGATGAATCACTTTCTTCTAAGGACCAGGTTGAGAT GTATTATGAAGCCTTTCCACCTCTCTCAGAAAAATCAGTTTGTCTTCAAGAAATTATGACCGTGTGGAACAAAGCTAAAGCCTGCGCATATTCCAGTTCATCATCATCTGCTGTCCCTCAAACAAGCACCGACACATCCTCCCCAAAAGACTGCACCAGCGAAGGTGAAgcttttaaagacaaaacactTGATGCACCCAGCTCCAATCCAACCAGCGAGAGGGCCCAGCAGCGACGCACTAAGAGGGAGAAGGAAAATCGATTCCATGGTGGCACAGCAGTTGTGCCTGATGATCAGGTTGCTCATCAGAGTAAGAGGCAGGCTAGACATCGGACCGAGGGGAGATTCCGTCCCAGATCATGGTCTTCTGGCTCTAGTGAGGCTGGCTCAAGCTCCAGTGGTAATCAGTGTGACCAGACCTCTAGCTGTAAAGCAGTCCGCATCAGGAACAAGTCTCGGGAGGTCAGCAGCAGAAACAAAAAAGGGCGCAGTGGTGGACAGGTCAAAGTGGCTTTAAAAGTTATCGACAAAGAGGAGAGGAAAAACGCACGTGGCAGCAACAGTACTACTGGAGGCCCACATAAGCAACAGCAGCACTACATGAAAAAAGGCAAAAGGCCTCTGAGGGAGATCCGCAAAGATGCTAATCTGGTTGAGGCACAGGAGTCAGGAGGGGAGGCTAATAAAAAGGAATATATGGAAGAACCTCTTTGGTACACAGAGCCCATCTCTGAGTACTTTGTTCCCCTCAGTAGAAGTAAATTGGAGACAAAGTATCGGAGTAAAAAAGACTCTTCTAATGACTTAGCCATGTCCATTGATGTAGATTGCCTGTCAGAGAGAATTCAAGGAATCTGCATTGCAAATTCTTGTTTTCAAAGGGCATACCTTGCAGCGGGCACTTTTGTGGATGGGCACTACATTGAAGTGCCTGGTGAAGGTGATGAAGAGGTTACTGAACTAAATGGGATTCCGAGTTACCCTCCTCCTGAAGATGGTCAAGATTTAGATGATGAGCATCTGTCTGAAATCACTCACTTCTATGAAGTTGATCTTTATCAATCCATATTGGATCCTAGTGCCTCAGATGCGGTACAAGAAAGTCGAATCTTGAACATGATTCGTCAGAAAAGCATTGAGCGAAAACACTTTGAAGCAGGATGTGTAGTTTTAGATGGCCTTGAGCTGCAAGGGGAAAGTGCAATAAGGGTGGATTCTCTGGGAGCCTCAGAAGCTGATACTTCTTTCACACAAGATATGGAAAACATTGCTCAAATGTGGGAGTGTCATTCATCATCTAGTTTGGAGGATTTGGAGGGAGAAAGTTGTCCAGGTGACTCTCCAGTTAGGCTTTCCCCAGTTATGGACAATGTTTCGTATAACCTTAGCAAGCTGTCTGGAGCTTTTGTAGGACCTCATTTCCAAGAAGCCAGTGGTAGCATATCTGCCCTGAACTCCTGCTTTTCACTTTTTGAGTTGCAGTATGATAGCCCTACATTTTCTTTTCCCAGTGACTCACTCACAGTGGGTCAGGACAATGTAGATCCAAGTAGCTGTTTAGATCCACAAGGAAACAAACAATCTCGTTTGCTAATTTGGACCAAAAACAGTGCCTTTGATGAAACGGAACAATGCTCTAACTTATCAACAAGGACATGCAGTCCGTGGTCCCACTCGGAAGAGACGAGATCAGATAGTGAGCAGATTGGTGCTCCAGCAGAAGAATCTGCTCAGTTTGGTAACGAAGAGGTCCGTTGTATCCCCCTTATTCCACCTTCATGCCTGGAGGAGGACCTTTTGGATTTCTTGCAAGAAAACTCAAGTCACCAGCAGGAAGAACCGAGTGTAGGCACAGAGTCCAACCAGCCCTTCAATAAGAAATCAAAACTGGAGTCCATTTGTGGCATAGCATTAGAGCAGGATGAGAGTAAACTTTATAATGCTCTTGTGTTTTCAGATGTCCCAAATCAACAAACTGATGAATACACCTCAGGGATAATAAGAGACATTTGGATGGCTATTGGAGATGGAGACTGTGTGTTAACACTTGGGGTAAAGAATACTGGGGAGCACTTGTTTTCAGAAGAGGCTGCTGACTTACAGTGCAGTTGCCTTGACAAGGATATAAAAGGTGAAAtaattcaaaagaaagctgtgcAGCGTTCTGAGTATCATCTTTGGGATGGGCAGAAAAAGGATGATGGGCTTTCTAAAAACAAGATGTGTAAAATGGATGGGGATTATACAACACCGGCCAAGCCCTGGAATGGTAATTCAGAGGACAGCACATCATTTATCCTTGGAGGGGTTTATGGAGAGCTAAAGACTCTAAGTGGTGATAGGGAATGGGCTATGATTCCACCTAGCGATGCTTGTGGGAGTTTGTTGCAGTGTGCAGCAGCCACATCTTCTGATATGGTAACCATTGCCGGGGCAGATGTGTTCATGAACACAAGCAGTTGCTTTGCTCCTGGCCACAAGCCATTGTGGAGACCTCTTGTGTCCTTCGGTCAAAATGAGCAAGCTGCCAAGGGACCAGGAGATAGTTTGAATAAGGGATTTTCTGTTGTCTTCCATGAAGATTTACTTGGATCATGTGGAGGCTTCCGTGGAGAAGAACCGGGACTAGATTACCCGTTTTCATCCTTTGATCTAAACAACCCTTTTTCCCAGGTCCTGCATGTGGAGTGCTCTTTTGAGCCAGAGGATATGGCATCGTTCAGCCCGGGATTCAAGCCAAAATCCATACTATGCTCAGACTCTGACAATGAGCCCATTTGCCCTTGGTTATATGGCATTAACCGGACTCAATATCGGGCCATTCGAATTTCCCCAAGGACTCATTTCCGGCCAATATCTGCCTCTGAACTGTCTCCGGGTGGCTGCAGTGAGTCGGATGTAGAGTCTGAGAAAGAAGAAGCAAGTCTTCCAGTTGGTCAGGCAGACCTCTTTGATGACCCACAGGCTGACCTCAAGCCGCTTGAGGAGGATGCAGAGTGTGAGGGTCCTTATTATGGGAAATCTGAATTAGAATCTGGGAAGTTCTTACCCAGATTAAAGAAGTCTGGCATGGAGAAGAGTGCCCAGACATCACTTGATTCGCAGGAGGGTGGCACCACTCTTCTGCCAATTACTGAACAAGAGATTTGCGTACATTGTGAGACGGCAGCGGTGCCGGAGCTGTGTTCTCATGTGCATTCCTCTGTTTTTCAACAAGAGGAATCTTTCAGAGAGACAGAGTCTTGCAAATGTGCCGCAACTGATCAGAGTCCTAAAAGTGGAAAGTCACTTGGTGGGGTTCAAGATATGCATGAG CTTCCTCTGTTGAATTTTGGAGAACAGTGCTTAACTACTATCCAGCAAGATGAGTGCTGGTGGCAAAGTACTCTGTGCCCTCCTTTATTTTCAGGTTCTCAGTGCAGAG GAAGCAGTAACATATGA